TGGTTAACCAGTTGCATCAAATTCTTCCAATCGGTCTGGTTCTTAACGCCAAAAACCTTTTCTATTTGTTTATACTCCTCGTCGCTTGGTTCATATTTCTCGGCCATGTCGGGGTTAAGTTTTCTGACCAGCCGCTGGCCGACGACCACCCGGACGGTGCTGGCGATAAGAAACGGCTCGATGCGCATGTCTAACAGCCGAGGCAGACAAGTGGCGGCATTGTTGGTGTGCAAGGTAGAAAAGACCAAATGGCCGGTTAAGGCGGCCTGAACTCCCAGCCCGGCCGTCTCGCCGTCCCTGATCTCGCCGACCATTATGATGTTAGGGTCTTGGCGTAGCAGCGCCCGCAAGCCGTTGGCAAAAGTCATATTGGCTTTGGGGTTAACCTGGGTCTGATTGACACCCTGCAGACGGTACTCAACCGGGTCTTCGACGGTGCTGATATTGACGTCGGGTCCGTTTAAGATATTGAGAATACTATGGAGAGTGGTAGATTTACCCGAACCAGTCGGTCCAGTGACCAAGATCATGCCGTTCGGTTCTAAAATTGATTCATTGATTCTATCTAAGGCGCCGTCCCAAAAACCCAAATCCTCCAGACTAGCGGGATCACTTGATTCGTCTAGGATACGCATGACGACTTTTTCGCCGTCGACTGTCGGTAGGGTCGAAACCCTAAAAGCAAATATCCGGCCGTTAAGATTTATTTTGAAGCGGCCATCCTGGGGGGACCGCCGCTCGTCAATTTTGAGGTTGCTTAAGATCTTTATCCGGCTAACTAAGGCGGCGTGAACTTTTTTCGGCAGCTTGTTGGCTTCTTTTAAGACTCCGTCTACCCGGTACCTAACCTGAACCGACTCGTCCCTCGGCTCGATGTGGATGTCGCTGGAGTTTGATTTGATGGCATACTCGATGATCAAATTGACGGTTTGGGCGATCGGCGAGTCCTCGGCGACGTCGGATTCGCTGATATCATCTTCGTCCGGCACGTCCTCGTCGGATATGACTTCGGTGATCTCGCTCGATATGTTACCGCGGTACTGGTCCAGAGCCGCCAGAATATCCTGGCGGGTAGCAACGTTGATTTCGAGTTTCTTGCCGACTTGTTTTTGCAGAAAATCAATAGCCTGAACATCATCCGGGTCTTCCATCGCCAGAATTTTGGTGCCGTCCGCCTTTAG
Above is a window of Candidatus Saccharimonadales bacterium DNA encoding:
- a CDS encoding GspE/PulE family protein, which translates into the protein MSDYATIHLDMRIPDSMVQQLLLDAGKIKEDQVEGLLEKVKTHKKPLQDIVIKEELVNEIELTDLYAKEIDIPFIQIDPKSINEEVLKQIPERIARKYNVALLGLKADGTKILAMEDPDDVQAIDFLQKQVGKKLEINVATRQDILAALDQYRGNISSEITEVISDEDVPDEDDISESDVAEDSPIAQTVNLIIEYAIKSNSSDIHIEPRDESVQVRYRVDGVLKEANKLPKKVHAALVSRIKILSNLKIDERRSPQDGRFKINLNGRIFAFRVSTLPTVDGEKVVMRILDESSDPASLEDLGFWDGALDRINESILEPNGMILVTGPTGSGKSTTLHSILNILNGPDVNISTVEDPVEYRLQGVNQTQVNPKANMTFANGLRALLRQDPNIIMVGEIRDGETAGLGVQAALTGHLVFSTLHTNNAATCLPRLLDMRIEPFLIASTVRVVVGQRLVRKLNPDMAEKYEPSDEEYKQIEKVFGVKNQTDWKNLMQLVNQAQERFKVEKTAKPVFWRAKKTAATDKPPTETEYKGRMGIYEVLANTSDIQKLIMAGATSEDIQNKAIEQGMITMQLDGLIKALCGMTTIEEIVRVTRD